Part of the Anopheles coluzzii chromosome 3, AcolN3, whole genome shotgun sequence genome is shown below.
GAAAGAGGGTCTTTTGAAACCCTTCATTTCGTTTCAAATGTTTTCCTTTGCTGGAGTGAGTGGGATTCGCTTTTCGATTACACAACACTCTCGCAGAAGTGTtggtagttttgtttttaaatgcctTTTTTACGTTTTCTTTAGAATGCTTTGTGACAATCTATTTCAACTACaagatgaaatttaatttgtacACTAGCATCAACACTACGCACCATTGAGTAAACTAGCAATAATGAACGAGTTGTCGTTTTCTTGATGATTATTGCAGGAACTTTCCACGCGAGAAGAATAAATCAAAGTTGTACGTGTTTATGATGCAAAGCTGCTCGGATATTTTAATCAACAGACAGCTAACTGATTTATGTCACCTTACCACACATTTTATgatcaaataaaacatacaaagaATCCTATTCACATGAAACATCATATGAAACTGACAACGAATGAATCAATTGCAAATCAATTGTGCAATTCTTCAATGCAGGAAGGAAAAACTGTAAAACCTATGTGAAAATTCCTTGTCATGTTATAATACTTTTCAGgtaaattatattatattattattatcatcctTTCATGGCAATTATCAGTTATAATTGTTCACAAAAAGTATAATGCTTTGGTAaacaacatgaaaaatgttgttgttagtatggtttagagaggctttggctcctgcggagttctttcgcctctttcAACATGAAAAACATATAAATCATTTCAACTTTTTTATATTCTCAAAATACAGAAGAATCACGAAAGCTCAAACAACAGCTAAAAACTTGCACACTAACCCTGCTTTAGGGGTGCAGTACGCTTTTATATCAACGAAAGCTTAATTTTATGGCAACCGTGTAGCGTTACGCGGGTCTGTGTCTTGGCTAAATGTTACGCGAAGCGTTACGCTCTAGCGTTagtttgttgcattttgaaTTCTTGAATGCAGTGTAGAGGAAGCATTTTTCGTTTATCAAATGTTTTAATActattttgtttacattttttcaatgcaaTAAAGTTTTCGTGCCTTTCttaaaatgttaaacaaaGATGCAAAAACATAACTCTCTTGTATGTGGCAACACAAATCCAAGTAACCGTAGACAGTCCACTTTcatcaaaacacattttagttCGCGCTGCAAAACAGTCGGTCtcctgttttgctgtttgtattttcaaaatttatcaacagtgatttcttttttttatctcccTACCGTAAGAAACTTCCCAATGTTGGTGTTCAACTatccataaacacaaacacaagctaTGAGTGGAAACGGTGTCAACTTGCACGATTTGCGGTTGAAACTTTTCGGCCCAACGCTGGACGATTCCGTGCTCTACGGAGTGGATCGCATGATTGACTGCTTTCGAAGGTGCAAAGATACGCCCAGAGTGCCGGTCCGGAGTGCCAGCTTCTACCGGTCCTGTGAAACTTTACCCCCGCTCGAGCCGAACACTCCCTCACCTGCAACCTTCGAACCACCAGCAGCGAAGCTTTCGCCCGACGAGATGGGTAAGACGCAGTGCGCGGCAATGTTTTATCATCCAGCGATCCGGCGTACTATTATTTAAGAGCTTCTCCTCCCTACCCCCTTTTCGTGTTCGTCCTAGATCTTATCATTGACGCAATTGTTCAGTCTCGCCGGCAGAACGGTCAACGGTATGCGCGGAAGGTGAACGCAGCACCGGCCCGGAGAGTCAAACCGTCGGAGCCGCGACTACGCGAAACCCGGTGGGCCCTGGCGCGCATCAACGAGTTTGACGATGGTGGCAAAACTTACGAAATTATGAAGCCACTAGACGGGAGCAGGCTGCCAACGGGGACGTCGGTGTCGACGGATACGGAAATTGTTTTCGCCCTGCTGCAAAACGGCACCACACTCACGTACCGCATCCAGCCAGGGGAATCGTTCGACCGAGCACGATGAAGAAGAGCAGAGAGTCGCTGATTGtgcgtattttattttgtaccattttttttgcttctataTTGTTGCTTTTGTCCCACACACTTACTCAAAAACAGGCAAGCCAAGCAATCAAAGTACAAATTGTGTAGATACTGCTTCACCGCTTTTTGTGTGTCCCAGACCTCACTGTTTCAACTTCAACTCGGTAGGTTCTTTTTTGTCCTATGTGAGCGGGTCTGATCCTTCACGATCAACCAAACGCCAGCAAATGGGATGAAAATGATAACAACATTCAAAACCCAGTCGTGCGCAATAGACAAGCAGACAGTGAAATGGGTTGTTGCCGAGGCATCCTGTCGATGATGTTGGTTCCAAAACGTCCAAACTGGAAACTTACTAACTTACTCCTCTCATCCCTTC
Proteins encoded:
- the LOC120957527 gene encoding uncharacterized protein LOC120957527 encodes the protein MSGNGVNLHDLRLKLFGPTLDDSVLYGVDRMIDCFRRCKDTPRVPVRSASFYRSCETLPPLEPNTPSPATFEPPAAKLSPDEMDLIIDAIVQSRRQNGQRYARKVNAAPARRVKPSEPRLRETRWALARINEFDDGGKTYEIMKPLDGSRLPTGTSVSTDTEIVFALLQNGTTLTYRIQPGESFDRAR